The Streptomyces sp. NBC_01317 genomic interval CCCAAGGAGCTGGAGCAGCAGGTCCTGATCAAGGGCACGGGCCCGGAGGTCAAGGCGGGCGAGGGCCTGATCGGGCAGTACACCGGGGTGAAGTGGGAGGACGGCAAGAAGTTCGACTCGTCCTGGGACCACGGTGGTGCGATCGGCTTCCAGATCGGTACGGGCTCGGTGGTGGCGGGCTGGGACAAGGGCCTCACTGGCAAGCACGTCGGCGACCGGGTCGAGCTGGTGATCCCGCCGAAGGACGGCTACGGCGCCGTCGACGGCAACGAGCTCCAGAAGAACACGCTTGTCTTCGTGGTCGACATCATCGGCAAGGTCTGACGGCGATCTGCGAGACTGGCACGGTTTGAGACTGCGTTCCTAGGAGTAATCACGTGAGCATCGAGAAGCCCGAGGTCGACTTCCCGGGCGGCGAGCCGCCGGCCGAGCTGGACATCAAGGAGATCTGGGAAGGTGACGGGGAGGTCGCCAAGGCGGGTGACACCGTCTCCGTCCACTACGTGGGCGTGGCCTTCTCCACGGGCGAGGAGTTCGACTCGTCCTGGAACCGCGGTACGCCGCTGAAGTTCCAGCTCGGTGTCGGACAGGTCATCCAGGGCTGGGACCAGGGTGTGCAGGGCATGAGGGTCGGCGGCCGCCGCCAGCTGATCATCCCGGCGGACCTGGCGTACGGCGACCGTGGCGCGCCCGGGGCCATCGCCCCCGGCGAGACGCTGATCTTCGTCTGCGATCTGGTCGCTGTCTGATCACATCCGGACACCCCGAGGGCCCGTGCCGACCGGCGTGGGCCCTCGGGCGTGTCCCGGACACGCCCGAGCTTTGCCGCACCACCCCGTGGCGGTACGGTCAACGGGCGGGCAGCGTGTGATCCCGCACGACCGAAGGGGAGCAGAGCGTCGATGGCCATTGCCAAGGCCGAGCGGTTGATGAATCTGGCGCTGTGTCTGCTGGGCACCCGCCGCCCCCTCAGCAAGCGTGAACTGCGCGGCTCCATCGAGGCGTATCTGGAAGCCGGCACCGACGACTCCTTCAACCGGATGTTCGAGCGCGACAAGGACGATCTGCGCGAGCTGGGCCTGGTCATCGAGACGGTCGAGAACCTCGACGGGGACACCGGCTATCTGGCCCGGCGGGACAGCAACCGGCTGCCGGCGATCACGCTGGACGCCGAGGAGGCCGCGGCGCTGGGCCTGGCGGCCAAGGTCTGGCAACAGGCGCGGCTGGCCGGCGCGGCCAGCGGGGCGCTCCAGAAGCTGCGGGCCGCCGGGATGCCGGAGGCGGAGGACTCGTACGAGGCGCACCACAGTGCCCTGGAACCGCGCATCCCCGTCCACGAGGCGGCCTTCGAGCCGCTGATGCTGGCCTGCCGTGACCGGCGGCCCGTCGTCTTCGACTACCGCAAGGGCAACGCGGCGACCGCCGGCACACGCCAGGTCGAGCCGTGGACGCTGGAGTGCTGGCGCGGGCACTGGTACCTGGCCGGCTGGGACCGTGACCGGGGCGCCGAGCGCGTCTTCCGGCTCTCGCGGATCACCGGCCGGGTCCGCTCCCGGTCGGGGACGTTCAGCGCGCCGGTGCCGGACGTCGTCACCGTACGGGAGACCGTGGAGAGCTGGGCGGGGGAGACGGCGACCCGGTCGGCGCTGATCCGGCTGCGGGCGGGCGCGGGCTACCCGCTGCGGTCGCGGGCGCTGTCGTCGCGGGAGCTGGGCGACGGCTGGGACGAGCTGGAGATCCCGTACGGTCACGGTCTCGACGCCTGGCTGGTGGAGTTCGGCCCCGACGTGGCCGTGGTGGAGCCCCCGGACCTGCGGGCCGACGTGGTGGAGCGGCTGCGCGCCGTGGCCAAGGGCTAGCAAGGGCTGGGGCGGCAGGCCCTGGGACGCGCCCCGGGGCGGGGGCGGGGGGCTTCGGCTCCGGTGGGCCCGGCAAGATCCGATCGACATGGCCTGAGGGGAACGCGTACACCATGGCAGCCAACGCCATCGACCAGACCCGGCGGATGCTCTCGCTGGTGACCTACCTGCGGGAGCGTCCCGGCGCGCACGTCAGCGATGTCGCCCGCGCCTTCGGCATCACCGAGGACGAGCTGATCTCCGACCTCGACGTGCTGCCGATGTGCGGGACGAGCTTCCGCGGCGGCGATCTGCTGGACATCGACACCGACGGCGACCGGATCTGGTGGCACAACCCGGACGACGTGGCGGAGCCGCTGCGCCTCGCGGCGGACGAGGCGACGGCGTTGCTGGTCGCGGCCCGCGCGGTCGCCACGCTCCCGGGGCTGCGGGAGGGCGACCGGCAGGCGCTGCTGCGGGCCACCGCCAAGCTGGAGACCGCGGCGGGGGAGGTGGCGGGGGCCAGTTCCCGGCTGTCCGTCACGTTCGAGTCGGAGGGCGGGGTGTTCGCCGAGGTCGACCGGGCGATCTCCGAGCGGCGCCGGCTGTGGCTGCGCTACTACTCCCCGGCGCGCGACGAGTTGACGGAGCGTGAGGTCGATCCGATCCGGCTGTTCGCGGTCGGGCACACGTACATGGAGGCGTGGTGCCGGCTCTCGGAGGCCCGGCGTACGTTCCGCCTCGACCGGGTCGCCGAGATCAAGCTGCTGGACGCCCCGGCGGCGCCTCCGGAGCTGGAACTGCGTGATCTGTCGGCGGGGCTGGTGCAGCCGTCGGCGGACGATCCCGAGGTGGTGGTCGAGGTCGGGCCCGGCGGCCGGTGGGTGGCGGAGTACTACCCGCACGACAGTGCCGAGGAGTTGCCCGACGGCGGGCTGCGCATCACCCTGCGGACCCCTGCGCCCGCGTCGCTGAGGCGTCTCGCGCTGCGGCTGGGCGGGGACGGCCGGATCGTCTCGCCGCCGGAGCTGGCGGACAGCGCGCGGTCGGCGGCGCGCGAGGCGCTGGCGGCTTATGAGGACGACGCGTAGACCCGTGAAGGCCGGCGGAGTCGGTGAAGGCCGGAGTCGGTGAAGGTCGGAGTTGGTCGAGTTGGCGAGAGAATGAAAGATGTCGGCAATGTCTGAGATGTCCGAACTCTCCATGGTGGGCCCGGTCCTTTTCAAGGCGGCCTGCCCGGAGTGCCGTGCCAGCTTCGAACTCTCCGCGGGCGCGCTGCGCCTGGCGATAGGGGCGAGCCGGCGCACCACGTTCTACTCGTTCGTGTGCCCCGAGTGCGACGCGGCGGTGCGCAAGCCCGCGGGGGAGCGGATAGTCGAACTGCTCACGCGCGGCGGGGTGCGCACGCTCCGGCTGGCGGCCGCCGTGCCCGCCGCCCCGGCCGTACCCGCCGGGCCTGCCCCGACGAGCTAGGCTCTGGGGCATGTTCTGGCCCATGCTCGCCATCGCCCTGGGTTTCTGCGGGATCGCCGTGCTCGGCGTTCTGGCGATCCGTGTCTTCCTCGAAGTGCGGCGCCTGGGCCGTCAGGTCGCGATCACGACGGACCGGATCAACCGCGCGGCGGAGGACCTGGAACGCGCCGCGACCCGCCTCGCGGCGACCGGCGACGCGTTGCGCTGAGGCAGGTGGTGGTGACCGACCCCTCCTGCTTCACAGGACCGGACGGTACGCTCTGACCGTGGCCCCGACGAGGCATGGGCCCCCACGGGGAGTATGCGCGGGCATTGCCCCGCGTTTACCCACTCGGGTTACGATCGCTGACAGCACCATGACGTGACCTCGGTCCGGTGGTAAGGGCAGCACCCTCCCAGCCGCCTCAGTGAGAAGGAAGTCGCACATGATCGGCAATCTGAAGCCGCTCGAGATCGTTCTGATCATCGTTGTCATCCTGTTGCTGTTCGGTGCCAAGAAGCTTCCCGACATGGCGCGTTCGCTCGGCAAGTCCGCCCGCATCCTCAAGAGCGAGGCCAAGGCGATGAAGAAGGACGACGACGTGCCGGTGCCGCCCGTGGCCGACACGGTGGTCGACCCGACCGCCCAGCAGCAGCCCGTCGCACGGACGATCCAAGCCGCTCCCGGTGATGTCACCAGCTCCCGTCCGGTCACCGAGCCGAACCGCACCACCCAGGGCTGAACCTCCCCACCGACGGCTGCTGTTACGAGACGAGGAACGTGGGTTGCTCAAGTCTGCCCGCAAGCAGGAGAAGGACGCCGAGGGGCGCATGCCCCTCAATGAGCACCTGCGTGAGCTGCGAAACCGCCTGCTGAAGGCGGTGTTGGCGATCATGGTCATCACCGTCGTCGCCGCGTTCTACTACAAGGACCTGATCGACTTCATGCTGAAGCCGATCCTCGACTCGGTCGGCTGTGTCGACGGCGCGCGCAGGCAGGTGAACGGCAGGCCGTGCGCGGACATGACCGTGAACGGTCTGATCGCGCCCTTCTCCATCGCGCTGAAGGTCTCGCTCGTAGCGGGTGTGGTGCTCTCCACCCCGGTCTGGCTCTACCAGCTCTGGGCCTTCCTGGCGCCCGGTCTGCACCGCCACGAGAAGCGGTACGCCCTCTCCTTCGTCGGAGCCGGGGTGCCCCTCTTCCTGGCCGGTGCCGTCCTCGCGTACAAGATCCTTCCCCAGACCGCGCAGATCCTGCTGGAGTTCACTCCGGACGACGCGCGCAACCTGCTGCCCGTCGACGAGTACCTCGATCTCGTCGTCCGGATGGTGATCGTCTTCGGGCTCGCCTTCGAGCTGCCCCTGCTGCTGGTCCTGCTCAACTTCACCGGGGTGCTGACCGCGAAGCGGCTCGCCTCCTGGTGGCGGATCATGATCGTGGGGATCACCCTCTTCGCGGCGTTCGCCACCCCGACCGGCGACCCGCTCACGATGCTGTCGCTGGCGGCGCCCATCGTGCTGCTGTACTTCATCGCGCTGGGCATCTGCCTGCTCAACGACCGGCGCAGGCGGCGCAACAACCCGGACGCGGGTCTGGACGACGACGAGGCGTCCGACCTCGATCTGACCCCCGAGTCGGTCGGCGGGATCGAGCCCGTCGGGTCCGTACCGATGCTGCCCGAGCAGTCCGACGGCGGCCGGAACCACCGGGTCAACGGATACGACGACGTGACGTGAGACCGGCCGTCACTCTCCACGGGCTCCACCGGCTCCACGGGCTCCACCGGCGGTCCGGACCGTGGGGGCGGCCGTGACCGGGGAGATCACCCTCCTCGTCAATCCCACCGCGGGACGCGGCCGGGGCGCGCACGCCGCGCGGCCGGCCGCTGCGGCGTTGCGGGACGCCGGCCTCTCCGTCACCACCGTCGCGGGCGTGGACTCCGCCGACGCCCTGCGGCGCGCGCGTGACGCCGTCGCCGGCGGGACCGGCGCGCTTGTCGCCGTCGGCGGCGACGGGATGGTCTCCCTCGCGCTCCAGGCCGTCGCCGGTACGGCCACCCCGCTCGGCGTGATCGCCGTCGGCACCGGCAACGATTTCGCCAGGACCCTCGGACTGCCCGTCCGCGACCCCGCCGCCGCGGGCCGTCTCGCCGCCGACGCCCTCAAGCGGGACGGCGGCTCCGCCGTGGACCTGGGGAGGGCCGGCGGGTCCGCCGGGGAAGGGGGACGGGGCGGAGGGGGACGGGCCGGCGGGACCTGGTTCGGCACGGTCCTGGCCACCGGCTTCGACTCCCGGGTCAACGACCGGGGCAACCGGATGCGGTGGCCGCGCGGCCGTGCCAAGTACGACCTCGCGATGCTCGCCGAACTGGCCGCCTTCCGGCCCGTGCCGTACCGCCTCACCCTGGACGACGGCGCCGAGCGGGAGATCGAGGCCACACTCGTCGCCGTCGGCAACGGCTCCTCGTACGGCGGCGGCATGCGCATCTGCGCCGGCGCGCGCACCGACGACGGGCTCTTCGACGTGACGGTCGTCGGAAGCTGTTCCCGTACGACCCTGCTCACCGTCTTCCCGCGTGTCTACCGGGGCACCCACCTCAGCCACCCCGCCGTCACCGTCCACCGCGCCGCCCGGGTGACGCTGGCCGCGCCCGGGCTCACGGGCTACGCGGACGGGGAACCGCTCGGCCCGCTGCCGCTCACCGCCGTCTGTGTCCCGGGCGCGGTACGGGTCCTGCGCGCGGAGAGGGCTTCGGAGGCGCTTTCCAAGGACGGATAAAGATCGGGCTGACTGTCAGAGGTGACGGGTAGGCTCGACAGCAAGATGACAGAGGACCTCTCCCCAGCCGAGCGGTACGCCGCTTCCCGGATCCGCGCCGCCGAGCAGGCCACGGCGCTCGCCCCCTTCCGTGAGATGTACGACTTCGGGCTGGACCCGTTCCAGATCGAGGCCTGCGAGGCACTGGAAGCCGGAAAGGGCGTGCTCGTCGCGGCGCCCACCGGGTCGGGCAAGACCATCGTCGGCGAGTTCGCCGTGCACCTGGCCCTGGCCGAGGGCCGCAAGTGTTTCTACACCACGCCGATCAAGGCGCTGTCCAACCAGAAGTACGCCGACCTGTGCAAGCGCTACGGCGCCGACAAGGTGGGCCTGCTGACCGGGGACAACAGTGTCAATTCGGACGCGCCGGTGGTCGTCATGACCACGGAAGTCCTGCGGAACATGCTGTACGCGGGCTCGCGGGCGCTGCTCGGCCTCGGCTATGTGGTGATGGACGAGGTGCACTACCTCTCCGACCGCTTCCGGGGTGCCGTCTGGGAAGAGGTGATCATCCACCTCCCCGAGTCGGTCACGCTGGTCTCGCTGTCGGCGACGGTGTCGAACGCGGAGGAGTTCGGCGACTGGCTGGACACCGTCCGCGGGGACACCCAGGTGATCGTCTCCGAGCACCGCCCCGTGCCGCTGTGGCAGCACGTGATGGCGGGCCGGCGGATGTACGACCTGTTCGAGGAGGAGAGCGACCACGGCGGCCGGGGCGTGGGCAAGCGGGAGACCAACCCCGACCTCGTCCGGCTGGCCCGGATGGAGAACCAGCGGACGTACAACCCGCGCGACCGCCGCCGCGGCAAGATGGTCCGCGAGGCGGACCGGGAGCGCGAGCGCAGACAGCGCAGCCGGATCTGGACCCCCTCGCGGCCCGAGGTCATCGAGCGGCTGGCGGCCGAGGGCCTGCTGCCCGCGATCACCTTCATCTTCAGCCGGGCCGCGTGCGAGGCCGCCGTACAGCAGTGCATGTTCGCCGGGCTGCGGCTCAACAACGACGAGCAGCGGCAGCAGGTCCGCGAGATCGTCGAGGAGCGCACGGCCTCCATCCCGGGCGAGGACCTCCACGTCCTCGGGTACTACGAATGGCTGGAGGGTCTGGAGCGGGGCATCGCCGCGCACCACGCGGGCATGCTGCCGACCTTCAAGGAGGTCGTGGAGGAGCTGTTCGTCAAGGGCCTGGTCAAGGCGGTCTTCGCCACCGAGACCCTGGCCCTGGGCATCAACATGCCCGCGCGGTCCGTGGTCCTGGAGAAGCTCGTCAAGTGGAACGGCGAGCAGCACGCGGACATCACCCCCGGCGAGTACACCCAGCTGACCGGCCGCGCCGGGCGGCGGGGCATCGACGTCGAGGGGCACGCCGTGGTGCTCTGGCAGCGCGGCATGGACCCGGGCGCGCTGGCCGGCCTGGCCGGGACCAGGACGTACCCGCTGCGCTCCAGCTTCCGTCCCTCGTACAACATGGCGGTCAACCTCACCCAGCAGTTCGGGCGGCACCGCTCGCGCGAGCTGCTGGAGACGTCCTTCGCGCAGTTCCAGGCCGACAGGTCGGTCGTCGGGATCTCCCGGCAGGTGCAGAAGAACGAGGAGGGTCTCGACGGCTACAAGGCGGGCATGACCTGCCACCTCGGGGATTTCGAGGAGTACGCGCGGCTGCGCCGCGACCTCAAGGACCGCGAGACGGACCTGGCCAAGCAGGGCGCGGCCCAGCGCAGGGCCGCCGCCGCGTCCTCGCTGGAGCGGCTCAAGCCCGGCGACGTCATCCACGTACCGACGGGGAAGTTCGCCGGCCTCGCGCTGGTGCTCGACCCCGGCGTGCCGGCGGGGCGGGCCAACGGCCACCGGGGGATGGAGTACCAGGACGGTCCCCGCCCGCTGGTCCTCACCGCCGAGCGGCAGGTCAAGCGGCTGGCGTCGATGGACTTCCCGGTGCCCGTGGAGGTGCTGGAGCGGATGCGGATCCCGAAGTCGTTCAACGCGCGCGCGCCGCAGTCCCGGCGTGACCTCGCGTCCGCGCTGCGCTCGAAGGCCGGCCACATCGTGCCCGAGCGGCATCGCAGGGAGCGGGCCGCCGCCGCGGACGACCGGGAGATCGCCCGGCTCCGCACGGAGCTGCGGGCCCACCCGTGCCACGGCTGCGACGAGCGGGAGGATCACGCGCGCTGGGCCGAGCGGTACCACCGGCTCCAGCGGGACACGCGTCAGCTGGAGAACCGGATCGAGGGGCGTACGAACACCATCGCCCGTACGTTCGACCGGATTGTGGCGCTCCTCACCGAGCTGGACTATCTGCGCGGCGACGACGTCACCCAGCACGGCAAGCGGCTGGCCCGGCTCTACGGTGAGCTGGACCTCCTGGCGAGCGAATGCCTGCGGGAAGGCGTCTGGGAGGGGCTGGGCCCGGCCGAGCTGGCGGCGTGTGTCTCGGCGCTGGTGTACGAGTCGCGGCAGGCGGACGACGCGGGGCCGCCCAAGGTCCCGGCGGGCAACGCGAAGGTGGCGCTCGGCGAGATGGTCCGTATCTGGGGCCGTCTCGACGCCCTGGAGGAGGACTTCAAGATCAACCAGGCGGAGGGGGTCGGACAGCGCGAGCCCGACCTCGGCTTCGCCTGGGCGGTCCACCGGTGGGCCTCCGGCAAGGGCCTGGACGAGGTGCTGCGGGACGCGGAGATGCCGGCGGGTGACTTCGTCCGCTGGTGCAAGCAGGTCATCGACGTGCTGGGGCAGGTCGCGGCGGCGGCGCCCCGGGAGAACAGCACGGTCGCGAAGAACGCGCGCAAGGCGGTGGACGCGGTGCTGCGCGGGGTGGTGGCGTACAGCTCGGTGGGGTGAGGGGCCGTCAACCCCCGGACCGGTACGAAGCGGTCCGGGGGGAGTGTGTTCACCGGTCGAGGTAGGCGCGCCAGCCGCCGTACCGGGTGATGTCCTCGGTGCCTTCGCCGCCTTCGCCGCCTTCGCCGCCTTCGCTGTTTCCGAGTGCGGAAGGTTCGCAGAGGAAGCCGGGCACGGTGGTGGTGTCGGACAGTTCGACGCGGCCCAGGGTCATCGGGCGGGGGAGTGCGGCCGTCAGGGCGCCGAGGCCTTCGGGCGGCAGCTGCCAGATCTCGACCTCGATCGAGTGGCCCTCCCGGGAGCCGGTGTGGACCAGGCCCGGCTTGGGCGGGTCGGTGCGCAGGGCGTGCAGGCGGTAGGACGGGGCCGTGGTGGTGGTACGGATCAAGCGGGCGCCCAGGGCCAGGAGTTGGGGGTTGAGGGGCTGGCCCGTCAGGTGGGCGCCCACCACCGCCACCTGCGTGGGCGGGGTGAGCAGGGCCGCGACGGTGGCCAGGTTCTCGTCCGTGCCCGCCGGGCCCACGAGCATCACGCCGAACGGGCGGCCGTCCACCTCGTCGGCCGGGACCGCCACGGCGGCCAGGTCGAAGAGGTTGGTGGAGTTGGTGAACCGGCCGAGGCGGGCGTTGGCGCCCAGCGGGTCGGCCGCCACCTCGGCGAGCGTGGGGTGGCCGGGGGTGGTGGGCAGCAGGAGCGCGTCGGCGTCGCCGAGGGCGGTCAGCGCGGTCGCCCGCAGCGCGGCGAGGGCGGCCTGGTCCGCGTACAGCTGGTGCGCGGGGATGTCGCGGGCCCGGCGGACGATCGCGGCGACGGTCGGGTCGAGGTCGGGGGAGCCCTTGTCGACAAACGCGCCGACGGCGGTGTACCGCTCGGCGACAAAGGCCCCTTCGTAGAGCATCGCGGCGGCCGCGGTGAAGGCCGTCAGGTCGACGGTCGTCAACCGGGCCCCGGCGGCGGCGAGCCGGGCCGCCGCCGCTTCGTACGCCCGCGCCCAGCCGTCGTCCAGCTCGCCGAGCTGCGCGAGCGGCGGTACGGCGACCCGCCAGGGTCCCGGGGTACGGGGCGGGGTGGCGCGGGCGCCGTCCGGCTCGGACATCAGGGCGAGGGCGAGCCGCGCCTCGGGGAGCGTACGGGCGAACACGCCGACGCAGTCGAGGCTCGCGCAGGCCGGGACCACCCCTTCGGCGGAGACCAGGCCCCGGGTGGGCTTGAGGCCGACGATGCCGTTGAAGGCGGCGGGGACCCGGTTCGATCCCGCTGTGTCCGTGCCGAGCGCGAGATCCACGAGGCCGAGGGCGACGGCGACGGCTGATCCCGAGCTGGACCCGCCGGAGACGCGCAGGGGGTCGCGGGCGTTGCGCACCGCGCCGTACGGCGAGCGGGTGCCGACCAGGCCGGTGGCGAACTGGTCCAGGTTGGTGGTGCCGAGGACGAGGGCGCCCGCGTCCTTGAGGCGGGCCACGACCGGGGCGTCCCGGTCGGGGAGGTAGGCGTAGGAGGGGCAGCCGGCGGTGGTGGGGAGGCCGGCGACGTCGATGTTGCCCTTGACCGCGAGGAGTTGGCCCGCGAGGGGGAGCGGGTCGCCGGCGCCGCGCCGGGCGTCGAGGGCATGGGCCTCGGCCTCCACGTCGGCCTGCGGGCGGAGCGAGATCCAGATCTCGGGGCGGTCGACGTGGGCGATCCGGGTGTAGGCGGCGCGGACACGGCCGAGCGCGGAGGGAGTTGAGGGGACTGAGGGCGCTGAGGGGGTTGAGGGGGCTGAGGGGAAGGTCATCACGAGTTCCTCGGGTCGGGGACGGGCGGCGACAGCACCAGCAGCGGCGTGCCCGCCTCCACCTGGGCTCCGGGGGCGGTCAGGATGTGGGTGACCACCCCGTCGACCGGCGCGTTGACCCGTGACTCCATCTTCATCGCCTCCAGCGCCAGCAGCGGCTGGCCCGCTCTCACCCGGTCGCCGGGCGAGACGTTCAACTGCCAGACCGACGCGGCGAACTCGGCCTCCAGCAGATGGGATCCCGGGGGGACGGTGAAGTCCGTACGGGGGAGTGGCGGCGCGGCCACCGACTCCGCGCGGGCGAACTCGCCCGAGACCTCCCAGGCGTCGCGCTCCGCGCGGAACGCGGTCGCCTGGCGGGTCCGGAAGGCCGCGATCGAGTCGGCGTTCTCCGCCAGGAAGCGTTCGTGGTCGGCGAGGGCGAACGTGCCCTCCTCGATGCGGGGGACGAACCGGCCCGCCGCCATGTCGGCACGCAGCGCCAGCAGTTCGTCCGCCTCGACCGGGTACCACGTGATCCGGTCGAAGAAGCGCAGCAGCCACGGCTTGCCCTCCTCGAACGCGCCGCGCTGCTGACGGCCCGACCACACCTGGGTCGTACGGCCGACGAACTGGTAGCCGCCCGGCCCCTCCATGCCGTACACGCAGAGGTAGGCGCCGCCGATGCCGACGGAGTTCTCGGCCGTCCAGGTGCGCGCGGGGTTGTACTTGGTGGTGACCAGGCGGTGGCGGGGATCCAGGGGGGTGGCCACCGGGGCGCCCAGGTAGACGTCCCCCAGGCCCAGGACGAGGTACTCGGCGCCGAACACCGTGCGGTACACGTCGTCGGGCGAGTCGAGGCCGTTGATCCGGCGGATGAACTCGATGTTCCACGGGCACCAGGGCGCGTCGTCCCGTACCCCCGTCATGTAGCGCTCGATGGCCTCGCGGGTCGCCGGGTCGTCCCAGGACAGCGGGAGGTGGACGGTGCGCGACGGGACCACCAGGGCGTCCGTGGGCGGGAGTTCGGCCTCGATCCGGGCGAGGGCGGGGAGGAGGGTGTCCTGGGGCAGGACGTCCGGATCGAGTTGGATCTGGAGCGAGCGGATGCCGGGCGTGAGGTCCGTGATTCCCGGCAGCGCCTCCGCCCGTACCGCCTCCGCCAGCGCGTGCACCCGCATCCTCAGGGCGAGGTCGAGTTGCATCTCGCCGTACTCGACGAGGACGTTGTCGTCGCCGCTGCGGCGGTACGTGACCGAGGGGCCGCGTCCCAGGATGCCGCCGTCGACCACGGCGGGGCGGTCGGCGGCCGGAGGGGTGGCGGGCGCGCGGCGCAGGACCGCCGCCGCGCGGGCCGTCACGGGGACGAAGCGGACCGTGTCGCCGGGGCGCAGCTGGCCGAGCTTCCAGCGCTGGCCCACCACCACGGTCGCCGGGCAGACGAAGCCGCCGAGCGAGGGTCCGTCGGGGCCGAGGAGCACCGGCATGTCCCCGGTGTAGTCGACCGCTCCGACGGAGTAGGGGGTGTCGTGGATGTTGGAGGGGTGAAGTCCCGCCTCTCCACCGTCCGTTCGAGCCCAGCGGGGCTTGGGGCCGACCAACCGGACACCGGTGCGGGCGGAGTTGAAGTGGACCTTCCACTCGGCGTCGTAGAACGTCCGCATGTCGTCCTCGGTGAAGAACTCCGGGGCCGCGTGGGGGCCTTCGACCACGCCGATCCGCCAGGCGGTGGGGATGTCGGGCCGTTCGGTACGGGGGACAGGGGCGCCGGGGGCCGTATCTCCGGTGTGCGTGGGGTGCAGGACGTCGCCCGTGCGCAGGGCCCGCCCGCCGTGGCCGCCGAGTCCGCCGAGGGTGAAGGTGGCGGCGCTGCCGAGGAAGGCCGGGACGTCCAGGCCGCCGCCCGCGACGAGGACGTACGTACGCAAACCCCGTTCGGTGGGTGCGCCGACGGCCAGTGAGCCGCCGGCGGGGACCGTGAACGGCTCCCACAGCGGGGCGGGTTCGCCGTCGACGGTGACAGGGGCGGGCGCGCCCGTCACACAGACGGTGGTGGTGTGGGTGAAGCGCAGGGTCGGGCCCTGGAGGGTGCACTCCAGGCCCGGAGCGCCCTCCTCGTTGCCGAGGGCGCGGTTGCCCAGCCGGAACGACAGGCTGTCCATCGGCCCCGAGGGCGGCACGCCGACCTGCCAGTAGCCGGTGCGGCCCGGCCAGTCCTGCACGGTGGTCAGGGTCCCGCCGGAGGTCACCTCGATGCGCGGGGTCGGGTCGGTGATCGTGGCCAGGGTCGCCGTGGAGTGGGTGGCGGCGCGCACGGCCGGGTCGGCCAGGGCCGCCCGTACCAGCCCGAGGTTGGTCTCGATGCCGTCGATCCGGGTCGCGGCCAGGGCCCTGTCCAGGGCGGCCAGGGCCTCGGTCCGGTCGGCGCCGTGCGCGACGACCTTGGCGAGCAGCGGGTCGTACGCCGTGGTCACCTCCGTCCCCGTCTCGATCCAGGAGTCGACGCGGACGTCCGCCGGGAAGGAGACGCGGGTGAGCAGTCCGGCGCCGGGGCGGTGGTCGCGGGAGGGGTCCTCCGCGTAGAGGCGGGCCTCGACGGCGTGGCCGTGCGGCGCGTCCGGTTCCCGTACGACCGACGTCTCGCCCTGCGCGAGGCGCAGCATCCACTCGACGAGGTCGATGCCGTGGACGGCCTCGGTGACGGGGTGTTCGACCTGGAGGCGGGTGTTGACCTCCAGGAAGTACGCCTCGGCGCGGGCGGCGTCGTAGACGAACTCGACCGTCCCCGCCGAGCGGTAGCCGATGGAGGCGCACAAGTCCCGCGCCGATGTGGCGAGTCGCTCGCGGACGGCGGGCGGGAGGTCCGGCGCGGGGGCTTCTTCGAGGACTTTCTGGTTGCGGCGCTGGAGGGAGCAGTCGCGGTCGCCGAGGCTGACGACCTGTCCCAGGCCGTCGCCGAAGACCTGTACTTCGACGTGTCGGGCGTCCTCCACCAGCCGTTCCAGGAAGAGTC includes:
- a CDS encoding DEAD/DEAH box helicase, which translates into the protein MTEDLSPAERYAASRIRAAEQATALAPFREMYDFGLDPFQIEACEALEAGKGVLVAAPTGSGKTIVGEFAVHLALAEGRKCFYTTPIKALSNQKYADLCKRYGADKVGLLTGDNSVNSDAPVVVMTTEVLRNMLYAGSRALLGLGYVVMDEVHYLSDRFRGAVWEEVIIHLPESVTLVSLSATVSNAEEFGDWLDTVRGDTQVIVSEHRPVPLWQHVMAGRRMYDLFEEESDHGGRGVGKRETNPDLVRLARMENQRTYNPRDRRRGKMVREADRERERRQRSRIWTPSRPEVIERLAAEGLLPAITFIFSRAACEAAVQQCMFAGLRLNNDEQRQQVREIVEERTASIPGEDLHVLGYYEWLEGLERGIAAHHAGMLPTFKEVVEELFVKGLVKAVFATETLALGINMPARSVVLEKLVKWNGEQHADITPGEYTQLTGRAGRRGIDVEGHAVVLWQRGMDPGALAGLAGTRTYPLRSSFRPSYNMAVNLTQQFGRHRSRELLETSFAQFQADRSVVGISRQVQKNEEGLDGYKAGMTCHLGDFEEYARLRRDLKDRETDLAKQGAAQRRAAAASSLERLKPGDVIHVPTGKFAGLALVLDPGVPAGRANGHRGMEYQDGPRPLVLTAERQVKRLASMDFPVPVEVLERMRIPKSFNARAPQSRRDLASALRSKAGHIVPERHRRERAAAADDREIARLRTELRAHPCHGCDEREDHARWAERYHRLQRDTRQLENRIEGRTNTIARTFDRIVALLTELDYLRGDDVTQHGKRLARLYGELDLLASECLREGVWEGLGPAELAACVSALVYESRQADDAGPPKVPAGNAKVALGEMVRIWGRLDALEEDFKINQAEGVGQREPDLGFAWAVHRWASGKGLDEVLRDAEMPAGDFVRWCKQVIDVLGQVAAAAPRENSTVAKNARKAVDAVLRGVVAYSSVG
- the atzF gene encoding allophanate hydrolase, with the translated sequence MTFPSAPSTPSAPSVPSTPSALGRVRAAYTRIAHVDRPEIWISLRPQADVEAEAHALDARRGAGDPLPLAGQLLAVKGNIDVAGLPTTAGCPSYAYLPDRDAPVVARLKDAGALVLGTTNLDQFATGLVGTRSPYGAVRNARDPLRVSGGSSSGSAVAVALGLVDLALGTDTAGSNRVPAAFNGIVGLKPTRGLVSAEGVVPACASLDCVGVFARTLPEARLALALMSEPDGARATPPRTPGPWRVAVPPLAQLGELDDGWARAYEAAAARLAAAGARLTTVDLTAFTAAAAMLYEGAFVAERYTAVGAFVDKGSPDLDPTVAAIVRRARDIPAHQLYADQAALAALRATALTALGDADALLLPTTPGHPTLAEVAADPLGANARLGRFTNSTNLFDLAAVAVPADEVDGRPFGVMLVGPAGTDENLATVAALLTPPTQVAVVGAHLTGQPLNPQLLALGARLIRTTTTAPSYRLHALRTDPPKPGLVHTGSREGHSIEVEIWQLPPEGLGALTAALPRPMTLGRVELSDTTTVPGFLCEPSALGNSEGGEGGEGGEGTEDITRYGGWRAYLDR